Proteins from a single region of Microtus ochrogaster isolate Prairie Vole_2 linkage group LG5, MicOch1.0, whole genome shotgun sequence:
- the LOC102001112 gene encoding myelin P2 protein: MSNKFLGTWKLVSSEHFDDYMKALGVGLANRKLGNLAKPTVVISKKGDYMTIRTESAFKNTEISFKLGQEFEETTADNRKTKSTVTLERGALRQVQRWNGKETTIKRKLLDGKMVVECMMKGVVCTRIYEKV; encoded by the exons ATGAGCAACAAATTTCTAGGCACCTGGAAACTTGTCTCCAGTGAGCATTTTGATGACTACATGAAAGCTCTGG GTGTGGGGTTAGCCAACAGAAAACTGGGAAATTTGGCCAAGCCCACTGTGGTCATCAGCAAGAAGGGGGATTATATGACAATAAGAACAGAAAGCGCCTTCAAAAACACAGAGATCTCCTTCAAGCTGGGCCAGGAGTTTGAAGAAACCACAGCTGACAACAGAAAAACCAAG AGCACCGTGACGCTGGAGAGGGGAGCCCTGCGACAGGTGCAGAGATGGAACGGTAAAGAGACAACCATAAAGAGGAAGCTGCTGGACGGGAAAATGGTCGTG GAATGCATGATGAAGGGCGTGGTCTGCACCAGAATTTATGAGAAGGTCTGA